The genomic segment TCGAGGTTGCCCGACTTGTAGATCGTCGTTCCGAGTCCCCGAATGGAATCCGTCGACTCGAGCAGGCGCGTAACCCGTTCGACGGGCTCGTAAGGGTAGTTCGGACCGGGATACGAGACGACGGCGTCCTCGAAGTATTCGACCGCGAACCCCTCCATCTCCCGGGGGAGCCACTGCCAGACATCGCGGAGCGTTTCACCCGTTCGCATTCCCTCGCGCAGGTCCAGGAACCGGGCGGTAACGTACTCGCCCAGCGGCGTGAGTTCGTAGGCTGGACCGCTTCGGACGATCCAGGAGCGGTCCTCGAGGTCGCGGACGACGCGTCCGACCGTGGGGTCGGACGCCCCGGTCGCCGCGCGGAGGTCGCGCCGATCGTGCCGTCCGTCGAACAGCGCTTCCAGCGCCCCGACGCGGTGTTCCGACCGCGCCAGAAACTGGATGTCCCGAATCGCGGAATCCATGTGGGTTGTTCGCATAGGCGGTATAATACTCTTCGTGCGAGGTGCGAATATCGGAGCGAGAGGCGAAGCGACGCCCACCCTCAGCAGTAGTTCACCCAGAATTTGTGCCCGGCCGAACAGTGGACGACGCTGTGTTCTCCGAACGCTGCGACGGACGGGCTCACCGTCGGTTCGACCTCGGTATCCGGCGCCGATACCGCCACGCGTTCGTCGCACTGTGGACACACGACCGCCGTACCCTGCTCCGGATCCGCCGGCGTCGACGTGGATCGTCCCATTACGCACTCCCGTCCAGTTTCGCCGACATGTGTTCGAGGACCGCAGCGTGTTCGTCCTGCGGGCTGAACATGACGATCTCGGAGTCGTCGTTCGCTCGAACCGTGTGGCCCGGCGGCCAGTAGAACAGTTCGCCGGCCTCGGTTACGTCCTCGCTTCCGTCCGTGTAGCTGGCGGTGAGCGTCCCCTCCAGGACGTATCCCCAGTGAGGGCACTGACAGTGATCGTCCTCGAGTCCCTCCAGGAGCGGCGTGATATCCGTCTCCGCAGCTAACGTGAAGTATTCGCCGCTGAGCTCTCCGTACCGGCTCGCGTCCCCGAACCCCATCTGCTGGCGCGCGATGGCGTCCGGCGTGTCGATCCTGGCTGGCATATCCCGTTTAGCTTGTCTCATTTCGTTCACCCGCGCTGGGAGACGAACCCGCCTGTTGCGCGTGAACGCCGCATCCGAGTCCGGCACGACCGGGGCGGCCGGTAGCGGTTCGCCCGTCGAACCGGCCGTCTGCAGCGATTGCCTCCCGTACTACGACGGTCGGTCCCGAAGAACGTGTACTTATCTAGTGAATATTTTCACCGGGTGACGTTCGTGGCAGATTTCGTGATGGATTCGATTGAACGATAGCGAATCTCTTCCGATCACACCGGCGAGATGCGGTCGGCCAGCGTTTAAAGCTAACCGCGTTTCCAAGGGGTCACGCTAACGATTGCCGGGGGTGATGGCACCGCTACAGGCTATGCGTACCAATTCTACACAGGTGAAAGGGAGCTCGGATCGAATTGCGGGCTCGCGCGAGTCGACGGCCGGCGCCCGCGGCGAGACGGTCGTTCGGACGCCGGAGTCGGATCCGTTCACCGACCGAAATCGGGATCGGATGGGGGGACGCTGATCCATGCAGGAGGCGTTTTACGAGGGAGATCGCTACGACGTCGGCGACGACATCCTCGAGCGCCACCGATCGGCGGCCGACGCGGTTCTCTCGCGGGATCGGTACGGACACCTGATCGACGGCGACTGGATCGACGCCGCCGACGGCGAGGAAGGCGTTACGATCGACGCGACCACGGGCGAGCCGCTCGCGACGGTCCAGATCGGCTCCCCGGCGGACGTTGATCAGGCCGTCGAGGCCGCGCGGGAGGCGTTCGACGGAAGCTGGGGCCAGCTCTCCCCCAAACAGCGCGCCGAACGCCTCGAGGAGATCGCCGATCGCGTCGAGGACCGGAAGACGGAGATCGCGAAGATCGACAGCCTCGAGGCGGGGAAGCCGAACCTCCACGCGCTGTTCGTCGACTGCGAAGTGCTGATCGAGCAGTTCCGACACTTCGCGTCGCTCGCGCGGTCGGTCGACGAGGGTCGCGTCGTGCCGACGGGCGACGAGAAGCACGTCTTCACGCGCCGCGAGCCCTACGGCGTCGTCGGCGCCATCTCCGCGTGGAACTTCCCCGCGATGTTCGTGGCGTGGAAACTCGGCCCGGCGCTGGCCGCCGGGAACGCCGTCGTCTTCAAACCGTCCGAACGAGCCGCGCTGTCGACGCTCGAGATCGCGCGTCTCTGCGACCGCGTCCTCCCGCCGGGGACGATCAACGTCGTTACGGGCGTCGGCGAGGAGGTCGGGGCGGCGATGACCGCCCACGAAGGCATCGACAAGCTGACCCTGACCGGCTCGCACGCGTCGGGGGTCGCCACGCTCGAGAACGCCGCCCGGACGATCACGCCGGCGTCGCTCGAACTCGGCGGGAAGAGCCCCAACATCGTCTTCCCCGACGCCGACCTCGAGAAGGCGATCGAGGGGACGATCGTGAGCATCTTCTTCAACTCCGGCCAGCAGTGTACCGCCGGATCGCGGCTCTACTTGCACGAGGACGTCCGCGACGAGTTCCTCGACCGACTCCGGGACGCGGTCGCGGACCTCGAGGTCGGCGATCCGCTCGGTCCGACGACCGACGTCGGGCCGATGATCGACCACTCCCATCAGGCGACCGTCCGCGAGTACGTTGACGCGGCGATCGCCGACGGCGCCACGCTGTTCGCCGGCGGCGAGAACGAGGCGATCGACGACGGCCTCGAGGGAGCGCCGTTCGTCCAGCCGACGGTGCTGACCGACGTCGACGACGACGACGCCGTCGGCTGCGAGGAGGTGTTCGGTCCCGTCCTGTCCGTCTTCGAGTGGAGCGATCGCGAGGAGGTCCTTCGTCGCGCGAACGACACGACGTACGGCCTCGCGGCGGGCGTCTGGACCGACGACCTCCGGACGGCCCACGAGTTCGCCGCCGACCTCGAGGCTGGGACGGTCTGGATCAACACCTACAACGACCTCTTCGATCCGGCGCCCCACGGCGGCTACAAGGAAAGCGGTACGGGTCGCGAACTCGCCGAGGAAGCGCTCGAGGACTACTCGCAGGTGAAGACGGTCAAGGTGAACCTCGGCGGGGTTCCGAAGTTCGGCTGAGCGGCTGCACGGGCGAAATCGACGCGTTTCGGCCGATCGACAGCGACGGCTCCCACAGTTTACTTAACTATTAATAATTAATTTTATGGTCGAAGGCGTCGTGCGAGACGGTATGAAAGCGGTAGTCTTCCAGGGCGCGAACGAACCGCTCGAGGTACGGGAGGTCGACCGACCGACGTGCGAGGACCACGGCGTCGTCGTCGAAACCGAGGCCTGTGGCGTCTGTCGAAGCGACTGGCACGCCTGGCAGGGCGACTGGGACTGGATCGGACTGATCCCCACGCCGGGGCTGATCTTCGGGCACGAGCCCGTCGGTCGCGTCGTCGAAGTCGGCGACGATGTCGAGCGCTTCGGCGAAGGCGACCTCGTGACGAATCCGTTCAACCTGAGCGACGGGACGTGTCCGTACTGTCGGGCGGGACGGGCGAACATCTGCGAGAAATCGGTCCCGATGGGGTTCGTCTCGTTCCAGCAGGGCGCGTTCGCCGAGGAGTATCCCGTTCGGAACGCCGACCAGAACCTCGTTCCCGTTTCCGAATCGGTCGATCCCGCCGAGGTCGCGGGCCTCGGCTGTCGGTTCGCGACCGCGTTCCACGGAGTCGTCCACCGCGTGGACGTCACCCCCGGCGACTGGGTCGCGGTCCACGGCTGCGGCGGCGTCGGCCTCTCCGCGGTTCACGTCGCCAGCGCGCTCGGCGCCAACGTCATCGCCGTCGACATCGTCCCCGACAAACTCGAGCTGGCCCGGGAACTGGGCGCCGTCGAGACGGTCCACGTCGACGTCGTCGACGACGTTCCGCAGGCCGTCAAGTCGTACACCGACATGAGCCGCGGCGTCGACGTCTCGATCGACGCGCTCGGAATCGCGAAGACGGTCCGCAACTCGATCGATTCGCTCGGCAAGGGTGGTCAACACCTCCAGATCGGAATGACGACCTCAGAGGAGGGCGGCGAAGTGGCCGTTCCGGTCGACACCATGGTCACCGACGAACGCGAGTTCTACGGCTCCTACGGCATGCCTCCGAACGAGTACGACGAGATCTTCAAGATGATCGACGGCGGGAAGATCGATCTCGGAACGATCGTCACCGAAACCTGCTCGCTCGAGGAGGTTCCCGACGTGCTGGATCGACTCGGGGAGTACGATACGATGGGAATCCCCGTCTGTACCGAGTTCTAAACTGGTACGGGCGTCGTTCAGGCCCGCTGACACTCGTCGACGGGTTACGCTCGTCCGGCTCACGCCGTCGGTCGACTATCGGAGTCCGAGCCGTCGCTCCGTCGCAGGTCTCTCTGGTTTCGCGCGCCACTGTCAGACGGGTCAGATGACGAGACTCGTGCGTTCGGTTCACGGTGAATTTCGAGACAGAGAGCTTTTCTGGGTTTGTGACAGCCACACAGTATGGACGATGAAACGGTCGGGATCGGACTCGTGCTCACCTCCGCGATCGGGTTCGGCACGCTCGGCATCTTCGGCGTCATCGCCGCAGAAGAGGGCCTTTCGATCCCGACGGTCCTCGCGCTTCGGTTCAGCCTCGCGGCGGTCGTCGTCTGGGCGGTCCTCTGGCTGCGGGGCCGGTTTCGCGTTCTCACCGGTCGGACGCTCGCGATCGCACTCGCGCTCGGCGGGATCGGCTACGCCACGCAGAGCGGACTCTACTTCCTGGGACTCGAGTTCATGACCGCCGGGATGGTCGCGATCGTCCTCTACACCTATCCCGCGTTCGTCGTCTGTATCGTCGCGATCACGAACCCGGACCGGGTGACGAGGGTCGTGATGCTCGCGCTCGGTCTGTCGATCGGCGGCGTCGCGCTCATTACCGGCGCGGACCCGGCTGGCGTCGATCCTCGAGGCGTCGCGGTCGTCCTCGGTGCGGCGCTCGCGTATTCGCTGTACATCGTCGTGAGTCAGCGGGCGCTCACGGCGGTCGACGCCGAGATACTGACGGCGTTCGTGCTGCCCGCTGCGGCCGTGACTTTCGTCGGGTTCGGAATCGGGACGAACACGCTCGCGCTGCCCGGCAGCGCGAGCGGCTGGGGAGTCGCGCTCGCCATCGCGATTTTCGCGACGGTGGTGCCCGTCCTCACCTTTTTCGCCGGCATTGCGAGGATCGGAGCGAGCCGGGCGAGCATCATCAGTACCGCCGAACCCGGCGTCACCGTCGCGCTCGGCGCGCTCGTGCTCGGAGAGCCCGTCACGATCGTGACGATCGTCGGCGGGACGCTCGTCGTCGCGGGCGTCATCCTCATTCAGCGGGAAAACGCCTGAAGCGCTCCCGCTGCCCTATGAGCGTCACGGTCGATCGGCCTCCGTTACGCGACCGTCTCGAAAACTCCGTCACGGGATCGATTTCACCGCTTCCGGAAGATCCTCGGGGTGTTCCCACGTGATAACCCGATCGCTGACCGCTTCCTCGAGCGCGGTCAGGTGGGACGCCGCCATCCCGTTGTCGTAGCGTTCGCGCATCTCCGCTTCGCCGTCGTAGACGCGTTTCAGCATCCAGAACGCGTTCCGGACGGTCGTCTGGTAGCGGTAGAGATATCCGAGCTCCCAGACGTGCCCGCCGTCGTAGTCCTCGAGGACGCCCACGGTGGACGACGACATCTCGGAGAGGATGTCGAACGCGGGAGCCCACAGATCCAGTTCGTCGCCGGTGAAGCCGAAGTCCTCGAGTCGGAACGCGATCGCTCCCCTGCGCTCGTCGAGGAGCTCGCAAACCTTCCGGCGCCGTTCGCCCGGCTCGCCGGAGCCGCGACCGATAACCAGGTACCGGCGATCGGCGCGCCGGATGTCGGTAAACAACTCGCCGTGCAGTCCGTTCTTCAGCCGCTCGTGCTGTTCCGGAGTCGGATTCAGTCGGCCTTCGTCGCCTACCTCCTCCGGCTTGACGTCGCCGATGTACGTCCCTCGCTTCTCCTGTCCGTCGTCCTCCATACCGTTACCTGATAAGTCCCATCACTAATAGAGGCACTGGTTGTGTTATTGCTCGGTGAAACAGTTGTAGTATCAC from the Natronococcus sp. AD-5 genome contains:
- a CDS encoding cupin domain-containing protein — translated: MRQAKRDMPARIDTPDAIARQQMGFGDASRYGELSGEYFTLAAETDITPLLEGLEDDHCQCPHWGYVLEGTLTASYTDGSEDVTEAGELFYWPPGHTVRANDDSEIVMFSPQDEHAAVLEHMSAKLDGSA
- a CDS encoding aldehyde dehydrogenase family protein, with the protein product MQEAFYEGDRYDVGDDILERHRSAADAVLSRDRYGHLIDGDWIDAADGEEGVTIDATTGEPLATVQIGSPADVDQAVEAAREAFDGSWGQLSPKQRAERLEEIADRVEDRKTEIAKIDSLEAGKPNLHALFVDCEVLIEQFRHFASLARSVDEGRVVPTGDEKHVFTRREPYGVVGAISAWNFPAMFVAWKLGPALAAGNAVVFKPSERAALSTLEIARLCDRVLPPGTINVVTGVGEEVGAAMTAHEGIDKLTLTGSHASGVATLENAARTITPASLELGGKSPNIVFPDADLEKAIEGTIVSIFFNSGQQCTAGSRLYLHEDVRDEFLDRLRDAVADLEVGDPLGPTTDVGPMIDHSHQATVREYVDAAIADGATLFAGGENEAIDDGLEGAPFVQPTVLTDVDDDDAVGCEEVFGPVLSVFEWSDREEVLRRANDTTYGLAAGVWTDDLRTAHEFAADLEAGTVWINTYNDLFDPAPHGGYKESGTGRELAEEALEDYSQVKTVKVNLGGVPKFG
- a CDS encoding zinc-dependent alcohol dehydrogenase family protein, encoding MKAVVFQGANEPLEVREVDRPTCEDHGVVVETEACGVCRSDWHAWQGDWDWIGLIPTPGLIFGHEPVGRVVEVGDDVERFGEGDLVTNPFNLSDGTCPYCRAGRANICEKSVPMGFVSFQQGAFAEEYPVRNADQNLVPVSESVDPAEVAGLGCRFATAFHGVVHRVDVTPGDWVAVHGCGGVGLSAVHVASALGANVIAVDIVPDKLELARELGAVETVHVDVVDDVPQAVKSYTDMSRGVDVSIDALGIAKTVRNSIDSLGKGGQHLQIGMTTSEEGGEVAVPVDTMVTDEREFYGSYGMPPNEYDEIFKMIDGGKIDLGTIVTETCSLEEVPDVLDRLGEYDTMGIPVCTEF
- a CDS encoding helix-turn-helix transcriptional regulator, whose protein sequence is MDSAIRDIQFLARSEHRVGALEALFDGRHDRRDLRAATGASDPTVGRVVRDLEDRSWIVRSGPAYELTPLGEYVTARFLDLREGMRTGETLRDVWQWLPREMEGFAVEYFEDAVVSYPGPNYPYEPVERVTRLLESTDSIRGLGTTIYKSGNLEVFCRRVIDEMEMEYIYSRPVLRAIVEWNPDLTARAFECDNCTVLFHDSLPDDNRCGLNIMDDRIGICGHDPKTAQLEAVIDTASPEAREWAEAVYERRRKEARPIQDHELVTAGRKSRENPLHVEPR
- a CDS encoding EamA family transporter, with protein sequence MDDETVGIGLVLTSAIGFGTLGIFGVIAAEEGLSIPTVLALRFSLAAVVVWAVLWLRGRFRVLTGRTLAIALALGGIGYATQSGLYFLGLEFMTAGMVAIVLYTYPAFVVCIVAITNPDRVTRVVMLALGLSIGGVALITGADPAGVDPRGVAVVLGAALAYSLYIVVSQRALTAVDAEILTAFVLPAAAVTFVGFGIGTNTLALPGSASGWGVALAIAIFATVVPVLTFFAGIARIGASRASIISTAEPGVTVALGALVLGEPVTIVTIVGGTLVVAGVILIQRENA
- a CDS encoding aminopeptidase; translation: MEDDGQEKRGTYIGDVKPEEVGDEGRLNPTPEQHERLKNGLHGELFTDIRRADRRYLVIGRGSGEPGERRRKVCELLDERRGAIAFRLEDFGFTGDELDLWAPAFDILSEMSSSTVGVLEDYDGGHVWELGYLYRYQTTVRNAFWMLKRVYDGEAEMRERYDNGMAASHLTALEEAVSDRVITWEHPEDLPEAVKSIP